The Nitrospirota bacterium genome contains the following window.
ATAGAGCAAACTTCTATTCATACACGGAAAAAGATTATCTCCATACGGGAGCTTATCGAAGAGACGCTTGCAGTCGCTAAAAACCGTTTACCGTCCAGGGTCTATTCCAAGGATCTGATAGAACTGCTTTTCCATCAGCCCTACACAAAGGTTCAGTTCCTTGTGGATGCAGGCATTGCCGAGAGGCAGACGGCTGCCGAGTATCTGAAGGAACTGGAAAAGA
Protein-coding sequences here:
- a CDS encoding Fic family protein, which produces IEQTSIHTRKKIISIRELIEETLAVAKNRLPSRVYSKDLIELLFHQPYTKVQFLVDAGIAERQTAAEYLKELEKIGVLKSHRVGKENLYLNVKLFKLLST